The following DNA comes from Picosynechococcus sp. PCC 7003.
ATAATAAGTAACGCTACTTACTGCACCTAGTCCAGAAGTTCCCAAATGGGGCTTTATGGCCAAAACAGCTTGGTACTCTTGAGCAAAGATTATTTAAACCTGAAAAATTGTTCCTAGTATCACCAATATTTTGATCGCAATTTTAAGGGCAATGAGAGGAGTCAAAACACAGCTATTTTCACAAAATTAGTGATGTTCAATTTTAAATAATTATGACTTTTTTCTAAAGCAAAAGGTCGAGAAAAATGATTGCATTATTAGTGGGACTCAGTGCCTTCTTCTTGATTACAACCTATATCACAACTCAGTGCGGCGTGATTTTTGCCAATTGGGGGTTCAGCTCCCTTGTTCAGATCAGTCAACAAATTATATTTTGGCTAGGGGTTCTCTTCGTGGTTTGGTGCTTTGCAGAGGATTAACCTTAAACTCACGATTACATTTTATTTAACTATTGCCTTTATCCTAAGCGAAGTTTCAGTTATTTTTTAACCAAAATCATCTTTGTCAGCAACTATTATTTATTTGCCCAACGCTTTGAGTCGTGTAAGCCCATGGACGCTGCGGAAAAAGTTTGCCATTCCTTCCTACGGGGCCAGGTCATTCCCCGCTATTCTCAGGATATTTGGCAGGTGGAACGGGGTGTTTTGCAGCTCCGGAGCCATACCACCGACGGGACAGTGACAGTGTTAGGTTGGCTGCAAAAAGGCAGTTTTTGGGGGTCATTTATGACTAAGCTGGAAGGAATTGAGGCGATCGCCCTTGTGGACAGTCGTCTGGTGCGCCATTCTGCCAAGGCAGTGAAACAGTCCCCTAGCCTGCAACAAGAATTGCTCCAACAGACTCTCCAGCGCCTCCGTCAAGCCGAATATCTTCTGGCGATCGCCGGTCTCAAACGCATTGAAGACCGCTTAATTTCTTTGTTGCTGCTCCTGAAGGATGAAATGGGCAAACCAGAAGCGACCATCACCCGACTTCGTTATCGTTTTACGCACCAGCATCTCGCCGATGCCATCGGCACCACCCGTGTCACTGTCACCCGACTCTTTAAAGAATTTCAACAGCAAGGCTGGCTCAAAATTGATGGCGATCGCCACATTTTATTATTAGATGATCCCCAAGGCGATCGCCTTCCTCTGCCCAGACTCTAAGGGTTTGCTCTAGCCCGAACATTGTTGACGCCACATCACATCACCAATTTCGCCGCCCCCTGTGCGAGAACCGCCTTCGACATTGAAGTAATGATCATAGGCACCAAAACCGGAGATCATCGCATACTCCGATTTCACATCCCCATAAGTCGGCATTAAGCGACCATCAAAAAAGTAGATGGGAAAGCTGGGCGGATCCGTCGGGGTTGTGCTGTTTTGCAAAATGAGATTGGCCCTAGGATAGCCCACTGAAATTGAATACTCAAACCGGGCCACTTCTCCCCGTTGTTGATGGGTGATAATGCCAATATAGGGAACCGTCACAAATCCCTGGGCTGGCTCAAAGCGCAATGATACTTGGGGATTCCCAATTGCTTGGAAAGTCACATTCCCGTTGCGACAAGCTTGGGAGCCGTTACTCGATTGGATCGTATTTTCTGGCTCAGGATTAAACAAATCAGGCCGGTTTACAGGAGGTACTCGCATTGGTTCCGGCGGTGCTGCCACAGAGCCAATGGCTCCAATCGCATCAATATCTGGGCCACCGTAGGGACTACCACTCGTTCGCCAGTCGGGATAATCACGTAATCGCACGAAGCGATATTGAGCACCAGTTGGCAAATTATTGAATTTCGCTAAATCCACAGAACGAGTAGAACCTTGAATACGTCCCAACTCATACCATTGCTGCCCATCTATAGAAATCGACACGTTGGTGGCTTCCACCGCTGGCCCCACTTCAAAAATGTAAAGATCTGGCCCTGGCGCATCCACCAGGCGATTATTCACAAACTCCACAATCAACGCAGAGGAATTCGTGAGATCTGAGGTATTACCGAGGGATACGTGGTTACCATCTGGAATTCCTAGGGCGCGGGAGCTATCACGATATTCGCCACTGACATCGGTGGCCCCATTGTATTCTAGGCTCACTACCCGATCTGCAAAAGAGCTGGCCCCCTGGGGAAAATCAATTCCTTGATAAACTTCGGCCTTCACTGAAACTGCGAAAGATGCGCTAAAAAACAAAGTGCTGCTGAAGAGAAGATGCAAAGGCGAGGGCATCAGATTTTGATCTCTAATCGCAATATTCATGATGACAATGATTTAAGAAGCATTGTTTCGATTATAGTGGGGCAGTTAACTGTAAAAATCGGCCATAATAAGGAAAATCGTTGCTTCTAGAATTTAAAAAAGATATTGATAGCCTTAAGATAGAGTGGATTGCCAGAAGTATTTAATGCAAAAATAAATAGTTTTTTGATTTGCTTTAAAGTAGTGTAAATCAATAGGTGATATCGGTTTCAATGGTCACTTCTAGGGTCTCTTCATCAATGGTGATAAACAGACGATTGGGCTGACAACAGACTTGGCAATCTTCGATGTAACTCTGGGAAAAACCACCACTGAGATCAACAAAAGTAATGCTTTCTTCTCCACAATAGGCACAAAAATAGGTCGCTGTATTTTCCATAATGAATTGCACGCTTAGTTTGTTGTTCTGTCACTAAATGTTTCTCAATATTTTCTGGGGGAGCACCTCAAGTTTTATGAAGGCTAAGGGAGGGGATTTCGTCTCCTAAGACACAATAAAAGTAGTTAGATACTGTATATGGGACGTAGGAAAGATGGTCATGTTTCAGCAGCGATCGCCAAAGACAGGATTAGCAGAGAACTGCGCGGCAGACCAGCCCCGGGACCGAATTTTGAAGGCGGCGCTACAGTTATTCGCCCAAAAGGGATATGAAAAAACCACAACAAAGGAATTAGCCGCCAAGGCCCAAGTGGCAGAGGGCACCTTGTTTCGTCACTTTAGCAACAAAAAGACCATCCTTGTGGAAGTGGCGACCCTCGGCTGGATGGATCTCCTCACGGACTTTTTAACGGAAATGAGTGAGATGGGCAGCTACAAGGCGATCGCCCAGGTGATGCGCCACCGGATGCTAAATATGCACAAAAACAAAAATTTGCTGAAGGTTTGTTTCATTGAAACCCAAGCCCACCCAGAATTGCAGGAAAAAATCCAGGCAGAAGTGATCGATAAGATGACCGGCATTGCCGAGGCATTTTTCGAGTCAGCCATGGAAAAGGGCATTTACCGAAAAATGAACCCCCACATCGTCGCCCAGGTCTTTTTAGGGATGTTTGCGATCGCCGGCTTTTCTGATGTGACCATCGCTGACCCCCATGCGACCCCAGAGTCGCTCCGGGAGATGGCAGAAGGCATCGCCGACATTTTCCTCCACGGTGTTTTGGCCTAGAACCCAAAGTAAGGGGCGCATCCCAGCTAAGGACACGCCCACCTTTAAATAGGGTCAATTGATGGCGCTCTATTTGTAAGCTTTTACGCACTCTTCGACGAGGGGCGCAACGGCATCGATATCTTTCCAGCCAAGGATTTCTACTTCTTTTTTCTCCAGGTTTTTGTAGGAGGCAAAGAATTCGGCAATTTCATCTAGGCGATGCTGGGAGATCTGTTTGATGGATTTAATGTCGTTGTAACGGGGATCTTCGGCAGGAACACAGAGGATTTTTTCGTCGCGATCGCCACCGTCGATCATTTCTAACATTCCAATGGGGCGGGCGGCGATGACACAACCGGGGAAGGTCGGCTCGTCCATAATGACCATCCCATCGAGGGGATCGCCATCATCGGCGAGGGTATTGGGCACAAAGCCGTAGTCGTAGGGATATTTCACCGAAGAAAAAAGCACCCGGTCGAGGGCAAAGGCATTCATATCCTTATCGAACTCATACTTGTTTTTGCTACCGCCGGGGATTTCGATCAAAACGTTAATCAAACCAGCTTTCGGTTGGGCAGGAATCCGAGATAAATCCACGGGTAATTTCTCCAAATATATCCAGAACAAAAGATTGAGGCGGCCCCAAAACACGCTAAAAAAGTGCTAGGCGATCGCCCTCAAGCATTCTACACAGAAGCGGTTCCTTTGCCCGCAGGATTATTTCAGTAACACAGAGGAGGTGAGATCCGGGGCGAGGTTCTGGACGGGTCGGTCGGAGTAATAACCAATAATCAGCAAGGGAATGGTCAAAGTCAAAAGGGCGATCGCTGTACCAAGCAGATCAGACCATCGGGGGGAAGGGTCGGCAGGTTTGCCGGGAGAGCCACTGGAGTCCATAGGTGTCAGGGCTTGCTAACACAATTGTTAGGAAGCCAATGTTTTAAAAAACTAAAAAATTAAGTGGTTAAAGAAGGTGCTGTTATTCTAACGAAGAATTGGCCCAGAACTGTGTTGGGTTTGACGATTTTCTCTACCCTTAAGATTTCTTTAATCGTTGGGGCCTCGTCACCACAGGCTACTGGGGGAAATTTAAGGCTTGTTCTGCCACCAAAAAATCAATAAACTGACGGGCTGTCCTGCCTGAGCGACCATTGTGACGAGTGGCCCATTGCTTCGCTTGAAAGTCTAAATCAGCCGGAGTCAAATTTAAGCCAGCTTTCTGGGCTAAATGGTGGACGATTTCCAGATAGGTCGCCTGATTTGCCGGGGCAAAGGTCAGGGTCAACCCAAAGCGATCGCTAAAGGATAATTTCTCTTGAACCGTATCCCAGTGATGAATTTCCTCTGCCTGGCTGGGTCGGGACCGTTCCTCGAAAAATTCCCGCACCAAATGGCGACGATTGGAGGTGGCATAGACGACGACATTACTCGCTTTGGCCCGGATACTGCCTTCGAGTACCACCTTGAGGGACTTAAACACTTCGTCATCCTCTTCGAAGGACAAATCATCAACAAAAATAATGAACTTTTGGGGTTGCTGCCGGAGGATCTCCACAATTTGCGGTAAATCTCCCAGGCCCGTTTTGTCCACTTCAATGAGTCTTAAGCCCTGATCGTAGTAGGCCCCTAACAAAGCTTTCACCAGGGAAGATTTACCAGAACCGCGACTCCCGTACAGGAGAACATTCAACGCCGGTAAACCCTGGAGCAAGGCTTCGGTATTACGAATTAAAGCTGTTTTCGGTTCTGGATAGCCCACAATATCGTCGAGGGGCAGCCATTCGGGATCAACGACGGGTTGCAAACTGGCTTCGGCCCAACGGAAGGCACCGTATTGGCTAAACTGACCCGCCCCGTGGCGATGGTAATAACCGGCCAACTGCTCAAGGGAGTCGGGCCAAGCGTCGTGGGAATGGAGAAAGGCATTATCCATAACAGGCGATCGCCGCCAAGGGGTAAGGGTGGTGGCGACCTGGGTAGCAACGGTGACCCAATAGCGGACGGTTTCTGGCTCACATAAATACACTTGGTGCAAAATCGTCAGGTCATGGCGCACCGCCTCTTGCAGCGCATGACTCATTTCCCCTAGGGATTTCACCTGGGCCTGGCGACTAAAGGGATTATCATCCTGGAGAATACGTCCCACGAGCCAATCTTGCCAACTCACATCGGCGATCGCCAAAGCTTGAAACCAGCGCCCGTACCGTCGCAAACACTGAATACTGGCCGTTGACCCAGAGGACTGGGCCGCTTGGTCTGAATATAAACTTTCTAACAGTGCGAGAAAAGTCTGACCAACTGGATCGGCAAACACCCCCTGAAAAATCAGTAAAGACGCAATTTGGGGATAAAGTAGCCTGGTCGAAATTGTGTTTGAAGCGGGAGCAACCATAAAAAATATCTGCCGATGTAATGGGCTAAAAAATCCAGATGAACCGTATTGGTGGTGCGATACCATTCTGCTAAGAATTTACCGCATTGGGGAAATGGCGGTATTGTATTTCTCAGCATCCTTTACATTTTCTCAATCCGGATCAGATGGCATATTGGCTTTTTCAAGGGAACCCCCGTTACCATCGTGTACTTGATGCCATCCGTGAACAAACGGAAATGCCCTGGCTTGTGACCCGCTACAAAAATAAAATTCAAGTCGGTGATGGCGTCTTAATTTGGATGGCCGGTGAAGCTGCCGGAATTTATGCGATCGCCGAAATCATTAGTTTGCCCACAGTCATTCCCCCCAAAGACATTCAAGACCTCGACTATTGGACGGACCCTAAGCGCCTCCGAGCCGATAAACCCCGCAGTCAAATCCGCTTTATTCGCAAACTCCTCGGTCAACCCCTACGCAAGATAGAATTGCGATTTGATGGCATCCTGCGCGATCTCGATGTTATCCATACCCCCAGCAGTACCAACTTCAAAATTACCCCCGAACAATGGCTGCGGGTACATCAACTAAAAGGCTGATTCCCCCTAACTTCCCGAAAAACCTCCGTTAAAATAAAACTCTGCTGTGCACCCTTCTTCACCATGACCTCGACCCAAAGTAAAATGCCCCCAACCGAGTCCCCAGATCCCATGCGGGAGATCCCCGATGAAGTGGAAATGTCCTTTTTCGATCACCTCGAAGAACTCCGCTGGCGTATTTTTTATTCTCTAATTGCCGTGGTTGTCGGTTGGATCGGCTGTTTCTTTTTTGTCAAACCTATCGTCCAAATCTTAGAAGCACCTGCCGTTGGGGTGAAATTTATCCAGGTGGCCCCCGGCGAATTTTTCTTTCTGTCATTTAAAGTGGCGGGTTACACCGGCGTTTTATTGGCGAGTCCTTTCATTCTGTACCAAGTCATTCAGTTTGTTTTACCGGGGCTGACCCGAGGGGAACGGCGTCTCCTTGCTCCCGTTGTGTTGGGGTCTGGTGTGCTGTTTTTTGCGGGCTTGGCCTTCGCCTACGTTGCCCTAATTCCAGCGGCCTTGAATTTTTTCATTACCTATGGTGCTGATGTCGTAGAGGCGGCCTGGTCCATTGAGCGATATTTTGAGTTGGTGCTGGGTCTGATGTTCTTTACGGGGCTAGCGTTTCAGGTGCCCGTGGTACAAATGATTTTGTCCTGGCTGGGGATTGTTTCTTCGAGCTTGATGCTTAAGGGTTGGCGCTTTGTGGTGCTGGGGGCGGTGGTTCTCGGTGCTGTGATTACGCCCTCGACAGATCCGATGACCCAATCGCTCTTGGCTGGGGCAGTGTTGGGCCTATATTTTGGTGGTATTGGTATTGTGAAACTCTCAGGACGCTAGAAACTTGGAGCCAGGGGCTTGGCGATCGCCTGCAGCACAGCATCCATTAATTCGTGGCGACCGAAGGGTTTACGGAGGAAAGAATCGGGCTTGGGCACAGAATATTCTGGCAAAGCATCGGCGCTGATCAAAATAAACGGAATTTTTTCGGTGGATTGATCATGGCGCAATTGACCAAAAATTTCTCGGCCATCAAGACAGGGCAAGCGAAAATCACAAATAATCACATCTGGCGTCAGCCGTCGCGCCAAACTAACCCCAATGGCACCATTCGCTACACCTGTAACGGCATAGCCTTCGACAATTAAGGAAATAACCAAGCTACCTCGCAGATCAGATTCAGCTTCGATCACTAAAATTTTGGGGATCATGATGCGTCACCAAGGGAAATAATAATTTTTGCGGAGAAAATTCAAGACTCTTTGTGAGCCTGAATCCAGGGAAAATGCGACGGATCTAAATAGTAAATAAAGGTCGTGACAAATTTTGTCTTGCCAGGGTTAAACACAATTGGTCAAGAGAAATCTCACAACAACAGCAGCAAAAAAGTAATTTCGCAGCATTGACCTAAAATTGCTTACGGTACTGATCATAGAGGTGACTTTGCCTCGAAAAAATAAACCCTAATGAACATTTAAGGTTTCCCGCAAGCAAGATTGATTAAGTTTGTTTTTCTTAACTTGTCTGTGGTTTTGTAACTAATTTTCTGAAAATTTATTGCGATTTACTGCGACTTGCGTCGAAATCAAATTTTATTTTTAGGTATTTTGTCTTACTGGCTGAAATTATCGACTAAAAATTTTTTTAGATTGTTTGATGACCGTGATCAGGCGCTATCTTGAAAGCAAACAAAATCAATGCTAATTTTCACGTTTATTTTAGCCAGAGGATTTTTACTCTATGACTTTGACAGCAGCAGCCGTAATTGAATATTTGGGCCTGGAGCCCCATTTGGAAGGGGGCTATTTCCGAGAAACTTACCGATCGGCACTATCCATGGCCACCGAGAGACCGGGAGGCGATCGCCAACTGTTAACTTCGATTTACTATCTGCTCAGTCAATCCCGGCCCATGGATTATCTGCACCGTAACCAATCGCCAATCATGCACTATTTCCACGGTGGGGCGGCAATCACTTACCACACCCTTTCTCCGGAAGGCCAGTGGCAGACTACGAAGCTCGGCTTTGACTTGGCGGCGGGGGAAGTGCCCCAACTCCTGGTGCCAGGGGGTTACTGGAAAACAGCCATTTTAGAAACGGGCGAATTTGGTCTTTTGGGGGAAGCGGTGGCCCCAGGGTTTGATTACCAAGATTTGGAAGTGGCCCAGGGGGCAGTTCTTAAAGATCTGTATCCGGAGCATTGGCCGCAACTTAAGGCTTACATTCATCCAAACCATTAAGGGAGATCACTGTCTCACTTTGGCGATCGCCCAGGGAAACCCGTTAAACTTTGACCAATGGATTGGCAACCGAGGGAAACACAATGGCAATTTGGGATTTCGGTCGCTTCATGCAGACCCTCATTCAGTTTGATGTCATGCCGGGGAGTCAGCTGATTAAACCTTGGTTGGGTCAAGAAAACATGGCGGCAGATAGTACAGCATTTGGAGGCAGCGCCCAGATGAGAAAAATTTTAGTCGTGGGTGGCGATCGCCCAGAAAATCAAACCCTTGTGCAGGCCCTTTTGGAGCGTGGTTATCAAACCCATTGGGCACAAGATGCCGATGAATCTTGCGATGGAGCAGCCATGCTCATTCTTTGTGCCGATCTCGCCGCCACAACCAGAGAATCCCTCCTCACCCAGGCGAGCCGAGACCCCCAATGGCGATCGCCCCAGTGGGAACTGTTTAATTTTCGCCAAGCGACCCCTGCCCTCGCCCAACTGTGGGGGGCCGTGGACGACGTGGTGATGGGGGGCGTCAGCCAAAGTCAATTACGATTAACCCCAGCCGGGGCGCTATTTACTGGTAATGTCT
Coding sequences within:
- a CDS encoding Crp/Fnr family transcriptional regulator, encoding MDAAEKVCHSFLRGQVIPRYSQDIWQVERGVLQLRSHTTDGTVTVLGWLQKGSFWGSFMTKLEGIEAIALVDSRLVRHSAKAVKQSPSLQQELLQQTLQRLRQAEYLLAIAGLKRIEDRLISLLLLLKDEMGKPEATITRLRYRFTHQHLADAIGTTRVTVTRLFKEFQQQGWLKIDGDRHILLLDDPQGDRLPLPRL
- a CDS encoding CPXCG motif-containing cysteine-rich protein, with product MENTATYFCAYCGEESITFVDLSGGFSQSYIEDCQVCCQPNRLFITIDEETLEVTIETDITY
- a CDS encoding ATP-binding protein, with product MVAPASNTISTRLLYPQIASLLIFQGVFADPVGQTFLALLESLYSDQAAQSSGSTASIQCLRRYGRWFQALAIADVSWQDWLVGRILQDDNPFSRQAQVKSLGEMSHALQEAVRHDLTILHQVYLCEPETVRYWVTVATQVATTLTPWRRSPVMDNAFLHSHDAWPDSLEQLAGYYHRHGAGQFSQYGAFRWAEASLQPVVDPEWLPLDDIVGYPEPKTALIRNTEALLQGLPALNVLLYGSRGSGKSSLVKALLGAYYDQGLRLIEVDKTGLGDLPQIVEILRQQPQKFIIFVDDLSFEEDDEVFKSLKVVLEGSIRAKASNVVVYATSNRRHLVREFFEERSRPSQAEEIHHWDTVQEKLSFSDRFGLTLTFAPANQATYLEIVHHLAQKAGLNLTPADLDFQAKQWATRHNGRSGRTARQFIDFLVAEQALNFPQ
- a CDS encoding TetR/AcrR family transcriptional regulator, translated to MFQQRSPKTGLAENCAADQPRDRILKAALQLFAQKGYEKTTTKELAAKAQVAEGTLFRHFSNKKTILVEVATLGWMDLLTDFLTEMSEMGSYKAIAQVMRHRMLNMHKNKNLLKVCFIETQAHPELQEKIQAEVIDKMTGIAEAFFESAMEKGIYRKMNPHIVAQVFLGMFAIAGFSDVTIADPHATPESLREMAEGIADIFLHGVLA
- a CDS encoding inorganic diphosphatase, which translates into the protein MDLSRIPAQPKAGLINVLIEIPGGSKNKYEFDKDMNAFALDRVLFSSVKYPYDYGFVPNTLADDGDPLDGMVIMDEPTFPGCVIAARPIGMLEMIDGGDRDEKILCVPAEDPRYNDIKSIKQISQHRLDEIAEFFASYKNLEKKEVEILGWKDIDAVAPLVEECVKAYK
- a CDS encoding cupin domain-containing protein, giving the protein MTLTAAAVIEYLGLEPHLEGGYFRETYRSALSMATERPGGDRQLLTSIYYLLSQSRPMDYLHRNQSPIMHYFHGGAAITYHTLSPEGQWQTTKLGFDLAAGEVPQLLVPGGYWKTAILETGEFGLLGEAVAPGFDYQDLEVAQGAVLKDLYPEHWPQLKAYIHPNH
- a CDS encoding response regulator codes for the protein MIPKILVIEAESDLRGSLVISLIVEGYAVTGVANGAIGVSLARRLTPDVIICDFRLPCLDGREIFGQLRHDQSTEKIPFILISADALPEYSVPKPDSFLRKPFGRHELMDAVLQAIAKPLAPSF
- the tatC gene encoding twin-arginine translocase subunit TatC; the encoded protein is MTSTQSKMPPTESPDPMREIPDEVEMSFFDHLEELRWRIFYSLIAVVVGWIGCFFFVKPIVQILEAPAVGVKFIQVAPGEFFFLSFKVAGYTGVLLASPFILYQVIQFVLPGLTRGERRLLAPVVLGSGVLFFAGLAFAYVALIPAALNFFITYGADVVEAAWSIERYFELVLGLMFFTGLAFQVPVVQMILSWLGIVSSSLMLKGWRFVVLGAVVLGAVITPSTDPMTQSLLAGAVLGLYFGGIGIVKLSGR
- a CDS encoding EVE domain-containing protein, with product MAYWLFQGNPRYHRVLDAIREQTEMPWLVTRYKNKIQVGDGVLIWMAGEAAGIYAIAEIISLPTVIPPKDIQDLDYWTDPKRLRADKPRSQIRFIRKLLGQPLRKIELRFDGILRDLDVIHTPSSTNFKITPEQWLRVHQLKG